One segment of Streptomyces sp. YIM 121038 DNA contains the following:
- a CDS encoding MFS transporter: protein METPTETLTQTPHVDTRQRALPLSVVAVAAATFSVVTTEMLPVGLLTSLSSGLGVSDGTAGLTVTLPGVVAALAALLLPVAVRGADRRAVLCGLMLLLGAANLLSALAPSFEVLLVARIVVGLCIGGVWAVAASLAVRLVRAESVGRATAVIFSGIAVASVLGVPAGTFLGELASWRWAFGAMAVLGLGVAALLAVVLPALPPSEPVRLGVFPGLLRLPRLRVGLIAVAFLVVGHFTAYTYVRPVLERVPDVGAGLISGLLLCYGVAGVAGNFLGGTFAARDPRRTLLLISAALAGVVLLLVPAGSSLPASVALLVAWGLAYGGVSVSSQNWVMAAAPQAREAASALFAGIFNTAIALGALLGGRVADGLGATDVLWLGGGLAVLALGVVATAGRSAR from the coding sequence GTCCGTCGTCGCCGTCGCCGCCGCCACCTTCTCCGTCGTGACGACGGAGATGCTGCCCGTCGGCCTGCTCACCTCGCTCTCCTCGGGCCTCGGCGTGTCCGACGGCACCGCGGGCCTGACCGTCACCCTGCCCGGCGTGGTCGCGGCGCTCGCCGCCCTGCTCCTGCCGGTCGCGGTGCGCGGCGCGGACCGCCGGGCCGTCCTGTGCGGCCTGATGCTCCTGCTGGGCGCCGCGAACCTCCTGTCGGCCCTGGCGCCGTCCTTCGAGGTCCTGCTCGTCGCCCGGATCGTGGTCGGCCTCTGCATCGGCGGCGTGTGGGCCGTCGCGGCCTCGCTCGCGGTGCGCCTGGTGCGGGCCGAGTCCGTCGGCCGGGCCACCGCCGTGATCTTCAGCGGCATAGCCGTGGCGTCGGTCCTCGGAGTGCCCGCGGGCACCTTCCTCGGCGAACTCGCCAGCTGGCGCTGGGCGTTCGGCGCGATGGCCGTGCTCGGCCTCGGCGTGGCCGCGCTGCTCGCCGTGGTGCTCCCGGCGCTGCCGCCGAGCGAGCCGGTGCGCCTCGGCGTCTTCCCCGGCCTGCTGCGCCTGCCCCGGCTCCGCGTCGGCCTGATCGCGGTGGCGTTCCTGGTCGTCGGCCACTTCACCGCGTACACGTACGTCCGTCCGGTCCTGGAGCGGGTGCCGGACGTGGGCGCGGGCCTGATCAGCGGCCTCCTTCTGTGCTACGGCGTCGCGGGCGTCGCGGGCAACTTCCTGGGCGGCACCTTCGCGGCCCGCGACCCGCGCCGCACCCTCCTGCTGATCTCCGCGGCCCTGGCGGGCGTGGTGCTGCTCCTGGTCCCCGCGGGCTCGTCGCTGCCCGCGTCCGTCGCCCTGCTCGTCGCCTGGGGCCTGGCCTACGGCGGCGTCTCCGTCTCCTCCCAGAACTGGGTCATGGCCGCCGCCCCCCAGGCCCGCGAGGCCGCGTCCGCGCTCTTCGCCGGGATCTTCAACACGGCGATCGCCCTGGGCGCCCTGCTCGGCGGCCGGGTGGCCGACGGCCTGGGCGCGACGGACGTCCTGTGGCTGGGCGGCGGCCTCGCGGTGCTCGCGCTGGGGGTGGTGGCGACGGCGGGCAGGAGCGCGCGCTAG
- a CDS encoding ATP-binding protein: MSEDGSKPETGPGAEPWEYTLHIPRELCAVTVCRHTLRVILSVHGLGGVVDVAELLATELVSNAVRHTKGPVSFRLLWADGVLRIGAWDADPTPPAPTPRPAPLDLEDGRGLDLIRCCSDTWGWHPLPKEGDAGKYVWCELGAAA; this comes from the coding sequence ATGTCTGAAGACGGCAGTAAACCCGAAACCGGCCCCGGTGCGGAGCCCTGGGAGTACACCCTGCACATCCCGCGCGAGCTCTGCGCGGTCACTGTGTGTCGCCATACCCTCCGGGTGATCCTCTCCGTGCACGGCCTCGGCGGCGTCGTCGACGTGGCCGAACTCCTGGCGACCGAGCTGGTCTCCAACGCCGTGCGCCACACCAAGGGCCCCGTCTCCTTCCGCCTCCTGTGGGCCGACGGAGTCCTGCGCATCGGCGCCTGGGACGCCGACCCCACGCCGCCCGCCCCGACCCCGCGCCCGGCCCCCCTCGACCTGGAGGACGGCCGGGGCCTCGACCTGATCCGCTGCTGCTCCGACACCTGGGGCTGGCACCCGCTGCCGAAGGAGGGTGACGCGGGCAAATACGTCTGGTGCGAGCTCGGCGCCGCCGCCTAG
- a CDS encoding helix-turn-helix transcriptional regulator, which produces MAPRNQPTARQVRLGTELRRLREAAGLKAREAAGLLSSTSAQMSQVEAGLAGVSPERVRRLAAHYACADEALVDALAAMAADRTQGWWDEFRGVLPPAFLDVAELEHHATFLREVVITHVPGLLQTPDYARAVFSYAVPELPPSELEPRVEHRMRRRAAIEGDEAATYETVVHECALRILVADRRVARDQLRAILHQIDRGHTVRVIPFGVTGFAGASSAMLYTGGPIPQLDTVLRDSPHGTAFLDAESQLDRFRKLFRKVETAALPPGPSRDFVHRTLKDL; this is translated from the coding sequence ATGGCGCCCAGGAATCAGCCCACCGCACGACAGGTGCGCCTGGGCACCGAGCTGCGCAGACTGCGGGAGGCCGCCGGACTGAAGGCCAGGGAGGCGGCAGGGTTACTGAGCTCGACCTCGGCGCAGATGAGCCAGGTCGAGGCGGGCCTCGCGGGCGTCAGCCCGGAGCGGGTGCGACGGCTCGCCGCTCATTACGCCTGCGCCGACGAGGCGCTGGTCGACGCCCTCGCGGCCATGGCGGCCGACCGTACGCAGGGCTGGTGGGATGAGTTCCGGGGCGTGCTGCCACCGGCGTTCCTGGACGTCGCCGAGCTGGAGCACCACGCCACGTTCCTGCGCGAGGTCGTCATCACGCACGTACCCGGGCTGCTGCAGACTCCCGACTACGCCCGGGCGGTCTTCTCGTACGCGGTCCCGGAGCTCCCGCCCAGCGAGCTCGAACCCCGGGTGGAACACCGGATGAGGCGCCGGGCCGCCATCGAGGGCGACGAGGCCGCCACGTACGAGACGGTCGTCCACGAATGCGCGCTGCGGATCCTCGTGGCCGACCGCAGGGTGGCCCGCGATCAACTCCGGGCCATCCTGCACCAGATCGACCGAGGTCACACCGTACGCGTCATCCCCTTCGGGGTAACCGGCTTCGCCGGGGCGAGCAGCGCGATGCTGTACACGGGCGGCCCGATCCCCCAACTGGACACCGTGCTGCGGGACTCGCCGCACGGCACGGCGTTCCTGGACGCGGAATCCCAGCTGGACCGTTTTCGAAAACTTTTCCGTAAAGTGGAGACGGCGGCCTTGCCCCCTGGGCCGTCGAGGGACTTCGTTCACCGCACTCTCAAGGACCTGTGA
- a CDS encoding DUF397 domain-containing protein, protein MTQDLHWQKSTFSEAGDGNTCVEVASTHDSVHLRESDAPGAVLTTTPAALARLLGRLREAPTTPSR, encoded by the coding sequence ATGACCCAGGACCTCCACTGGCAGAAGTCCACCTTCTCCGAGGCCGGAGACGGCAACACCTGCGTCGAGGTCGCCTCCACCCACGACTCCGTCCACCTGCGCGAGAGCGACGCCCCGGGCGCCGTGCTGACCACCACCCCCGCCGCGCTCGCCCGGCTCCTGGGCCGGCTCAGGGAAGCCCCCACGACCCCCTCCCGTTGA
- a CDS encoding flavin-dependent oxidoreductase — MTVDVLIAGAGIGGLTTALSLHAAGIGVRVVEPVDVLRPVGVGINLLPHAVRELTELGLGDLLAATGVQTADMVHYDRHGNRIWGEPRGLALGYHWPQYSIHRGALQMLLLDAVRQRLGDRAVVTGTAFVRFMEDGNALRVVLRDVARGREHAVRVRALVGADGLYSTVRARLHPGEGPPRWNGIRMWRGVTEWHPVLGGRTVAVAGSNAHAKLVVYPISREAELRGRALLNWVAEVRFPPEPGAGPGSADWNRGGRLSDVLPHYAGWRIGDLDVPALFAATRRILEYPMVDREPLPWWGKGPVTLLGDAAHPMYPVGSNGGSQAILDARVLARCLAVTDPDRAAGLRAYEEIRREATAALVLANRRMPADRFLAAVAERAPDGFERVEDVLTPEELGELEAAYRWTTGTDVAELNGRGSWGLP; from the coding sequence ATGACCGTGGACGTACTGATCGCGGGCGCGGGCATCGGCGGCCTCACCACCGCGCTGAGCCTGCACGCGGCGGGCATCGGCGTGCGCGTCGTCGAACCGGTCGACGTGCTGCGGCCCGTCGGCGTCGGCATCAACCTCCTCCCGCACGCCGTGCGGGAGCTGACCGAACTCGGCCTCGGCGACCTGCTCGCCGCGACCGGCGTGCAGACGGCCGACATGGTCCACTACGACCGGCACGGCAACCGCATCTGGGGCGAGCCGCGCGGCCTCGCGCTCGGCTACCACTGGCCGCAGTACTCCATCCACCGGGGCGCCCTCCAGATGCTGCTGCTCGACGCGGTGCGCCAGCGGCTCGGCGACCGGGCCGTGGTCACCGGCACGGCGTTCGTCCGCTTCATGGAGGACGGCAACGCGCTGCGGGTCGTGCTGCGGGACGTGGCCCGCGGGCGGGAGCACGCGGTGCGCGTGCGGGCCCTCGTCGGCGCCGACGGCCTCTACTCGACGGTCCGCGCCCGGCTGCACCCCGGCGAGGGCCCGCCGCGCTGGAACGGCATCCGGATGTGGCGCGGCGTCACGGAGTGGCACCCGGTCCTCGGCGGCCGCACGGTCGCCGTCGCGGGCAGCAACGCCCACGCGAAGCTGGTCGTCTACCCCATCTCGCGGGAGGCCGAGCTGCGCGGCCGGGCCCTGCTCAACTGGGTGGCGGAGGTCCGCTTCCCGCCGGAGCCGGGCGCCGGGCCGGGCTCCGCCGACTGGAACCGGGGCGGCCGCCTCTCCGACGTCCTGCCGCACTACGCGGGCTGGCGCATCGGCGACCTCGACGTGCCCGCCCTCTTCGCCGCGACCCGCCGCATCCTGGAGTACCCCATGGTCGACCGGGAGCCGCTGCCGTGGTGGGGCAAGGGGCCCGTCACCCTCCTCGGGGACGCCGCGCACCCCATGTACCCCGTGGGCTCCAACGGCGGCTCCCAGGCCATCCTGGACGCCCGCGTCCTGGCCCGCTGCCTGGCCGTCACGGACCCCGACCGGGCCGCGGGGCTGCGCGCCTACGAGGAGATCCGCCGCGAGGCCACGGCCGCCCTGGTCCTCGCCAACCGCCGGATGCCCGCCGACCGCTTCCTCGCGGCGGTCGCCGAGCGCGCCCCCGACGGCTTCGAGCGGGTGGAGGACGTGCTGACGCCCGAGGAGCTCGGCGAACTGGAGGCCGCGTACCGCTGGACGACGGGCACGGACGTCGCGGAGCTCAACGGGAGGGGGTCGTGGGGGCTTCCCTGA
- a CDS encoding ABC transporter ATP-binding protein: MLDIAGLSHRYDDGHQAVEDVELFVDRGELVSIVGPSGCGKSTLLRCVAGLQRPSAGRITVGGRAVEGAVPDGLAVVFQDYTRSLFPWLTVRDNVALPLRRRGLDRAGRRARARDALAQVGLADAAAKYPWQLSGGMQQRVAIARALAYRPALLLMDEPFGSVDAQTREDLEDLLLAVRAGHAEDGGHAEDGGATAGRGNAAGGRDAAPGRMTILLVTHDIDESVYVGDRVVVLSGAPGRVHRELRVDLPAPRDQIATRGLPEFVKLRAEVGRAVRRP, encoded by the coding sequence ATGCTGGACATCGCGGGGCTCAGTCATCGCTACGACGACGGCCATCAGGCGGTCGAGGACGTCGAACTCTTCGTGGACCGGGGCGAACTGGTCAGCATCGTCGGCCCCTCGGGGTGCGGCAAGTCCACGCTGCTGCGGTGCGTGGCGGGCCTCCAGCGGCCGAGCGCGGGCCGGATCACGGTCGGCGGCCGGGCCGTCGAGGGCGCCGTACCGGACGGCCTCGCGGTCGTCTTCCAGGACTACACGCGCTCGCTCTTCCCTTGGCTGACCGTCCGCGACAACGTGGCCCTTCCGCTGCGCCGCCGGGGCCTCGACCGCGCCGGGCGCCGCGCCCGCGCCCGGGACGCGCTCGCCCAGGTCGGCCTCGCGGACGCGGCGGCCAAGTACCCCTGGCAGCTCTCCGGCGGCATGCAGCAGCGCGTGGCCATCGCCCGGGCCCTGGCGTACCGGCCCGCGCTGCTGCTCATGGACGAGCCCTTCGGCTCGGTGGACGCCCAGACCCGCGAGGACCTGGAGGACCTGCTCCTCGCCGTACGGGCCGGACACGCGGAGGACGGCGGACACGCGGAGGACGGCGGGGCCACGGCGGGCCGCGGGAACGCGGCGGGCGGCCGGGACGCGGCACCGGGGCGCATGACCATCCTCCTGGTCACCCACGACATCGACGAGAGCGTGTACGTCGGCGACCGCGTCGTCGTCCTCAGCGGCGCCCCGGGCCGCGTCCACCGCGAGCTGCGGGTCGACCTGCCCGCACCGCGGGACCAGATCGCCACCCGCGGCCTGCCCGAGTTCGTGAAGCTCCGGGCCGAGGTCGGACGGGCGGTGCGCCGGCCATGA